A window from Telopea speciosissima isolate NSW1024214 ecotype Mountain lineage chromosome 8, Tspe_v1, whole genome shotgun sequence encodes these proteins:
- the LOC122671816 gene encoding aspartyl protease family protein At5g10770-like: MTGISVGGQDLSIAESVFTTSGTIIDSGTVITRLAPAAYSALRSAFRQAMSQYTTASSYSEFHTCYDLSGYTTVIVPTIVLHFSGGTNLNIDKSGILVQASSTQYCLAFIGNNADTDLQILGNMQQHTFEGVYDVAGGNLGFGSGACS, encoded by the coding sequence ATGACAGGCATAAGTGTTGGAGGGCAAGATTTATCTATTGCAGAATCAGTTTTTACAACTTCAGGAACAATTATAGACTCTGGAACTGTCATCACTCGGTTGGCACCAGCAGCCTATTCAGCTCTTAGGTCAGCATTTCGTCAAGCAATGTCCCAGTACACCACTGCATCATCGTATTCAGAATTCCACACATGCTATGACTTGTCTGGATACACTACAGTAATAGTACCAACCATAGTATTGCATTTTAGTGGAGGTACTAACTTGAATATTGATAAGTCTGGGATTCTAGTTCAAGCAAGCTCAACTCAATATTGCTTGGCTTTTATTGGAAACAACGCTGATACCGATCTGCAGATCCTTGGAAATATGCAACAACATACATTTGAGGGGGTTTATGATGTGGCAGGTGGAAATCTGGGATTTGGCTCTGGTGCTTGTAGCTAA